The sequence below is a genomic window from Tubulanus polymorphus chromosome 1, tnTubPoly1.2, whole genome shotgun sequence.
atcaacttaaagaatagagtttcctTATTAATGTACTTAATCTTCAGGAACCCTCAGGTTTtggttttagagaaatttaattttgaaatttaaatttctgaatatcgtgccatgatgcaatcgtgtattgaaatgacgcgtttttttactatgatcaaatcaatgcacagacatctaccttaaatcaacttaaagaatatagtttcctgaatattatactggattttcagaaagcctcaggttttagtttaagaggaatttgattttgaattttaactttttaaatatcgcgcaatgatgcaattgtgtattgaaatgacgcgtttttttactatgatcaaatcaatgcacagacatctgccttgaatcaacttaaagaatagagtttgctTATTAATGTACTTAATCTTCAGGAACCCTCAGGTTTtggttttagagaaatttaattttgaaatttaaatttctgaatatcgtgccatgatgcaatcgtgtattgaaatgacgcgtttttttactatgatcaaatcaatgcacagactTCTGCCTtgaatcaacttaaagaatagagtttcctTATTAATGTACTTAATCTTCAGGAACCCTCAGGTTTtggttttagagaaatttaattttgaaatttaaatttctgaatatcgtgccatgatgcaatcgtgtattgaaatgacgcgtttttttactatgatcaaatcaatgcacagacatctaccttaaatcaacttaaagaatatagtttcctgaatattatactggattttcagaaagcctcaggttttagtttaagaggaatttgattttgaattttaactttttaaatatcgCGCAATGATGCAATCGcgtattgaaatgacgcgttttttttactttgatcaaatcaatgcacagacatctgccttaaatcaacttaaagaatagagtttcctTATTAATATACTTGATTTTCAGGAAccctcaggttttagttttagagaaatttgattttgaaatttaaatttctgaatatcgcGCAATGATGCAATCGcgtattgaaatgacgcgttttttttactttgatcaaatcaatgcacagacatctgccttaaatcaacttaaagaatagagtttcctTATTAATATACTTGATTTTCAGGAAccctcaggttttagttttagagaaatttaattttgaaatttaaatttctgaatatcgcgccatgatgcaatcgtgtattgaaatgacgcgtttttttactatgatcaaatcaatgcacagactTCTGCCTtgaatcaacttaaagaatagagtttcctTATTAATGTACTTAATCTTCAGGAACCCTCAGGTTTtggttttagagaaatttaattttgaaatttaaatttctgaatatcgtgccatgatgcaatcgtgtattgaaatgacgcgtttttttactatgatcaaatcaatgcacagacatctaccttaaatcaacttaaagaatatagtttcctgaatattatactggattttcagaaagcctcaggttttagtttaagaggaatttgattttgaattttaactttttaaatatcgcgcaatgatgcaattgtgtattgaaatgacgcgtttttttactatgatcaaatcaatgcacagacatctgccttgaatcaacttaaagaatagagtttgcttattaatatacttaattttcaggaaccctcaggttttagttttagagaaatttaattttgaaatttaaatttctgaatatcgcgccatgatgcaatcgtgtattgaaatgacgcgtttttttactatgatcaaatcaatgcacagacatctgccttaaatcaacttaaagaatagagtttcctTATTAATATACttgattttcagaaagcctcaggttttagttttagagaaatttgattttgaaatttaaatttctgaatatcgcgccatgatgcaatcgtgtattgaaatgacgcgttttattactatgatcaaatcaatgcacagacatctgccttgaatcaacttaaagaatagagtttcctgaatattatactggattttcagaaagcctcaggttttagttttagagaaacttgattttgaattttaactttttaaatatcgTGCCATGATGCAAttgtgtattgaaatgacgcgtttttttactatgatcaaatcaatgcacagacatctgccttgaatcaacttaaagaatagagtttgcttattaatatacttaattttcaggaaccctcaggttttagttttagagaaatgtaattttgaaatttaaatttctgaatatcgcgccatgatgcaatcgtgtattgaaatgacgcgtttttttactatgatcaaatcaatgcacagacatctgccttaaatcaacttaaagaatagagtttcctTATTAATATACttgattttcagaaagcctcaggttttagttttagagaaatttgattttgaaatttaaatttctgaatatcgcgccatgatgcaatcgtgtattgaaatgacgcgttttattactatgatcaaatcaatgcacagacatctgccttgaatcaacttaaagaatagagtttcctgaatattatactggattttcagaaagcctcaggttttagttttagagaaacttgattttgaattttaactttttaaatatcgTGCCATGATGCAAttgtgtattgaaatgacgcgtttttttactatgatcaaatcaatgcacagacatctgccttgaatcaacttaaagaatagagtttgcttattaatatacttaattttcaggaaccctcaggttttagttttagagaaatttaattttgaaatttaaatttctgaatatcgcgccatgatgcaatcgtgtattgaaatgacgcgttttttattatgatcaaatcaatgcacagacatccGCTTTACATCAACTTAAAGAAAAGAGTTTCCTTAATATTATACTCGATTTTCAGAAAGCCCCAGGTTTTAGTTTGAGAGaaatttgagtttgaatttttaaattttagataTCGTggaatgatgcaatcgtgaGTTGAAATGATACCTGAACAAATCGATGCACAGacatttactttatatatctaCTTGAACAATCGAGCCTACTCAGTAATATACTCAGTTTTTACGAAACCTGGAGTTTTtgtttcagagaaatttgagTATCAGTATCCGATGCTATATACTAACGTTTACGTTAGTTATCATCGCTCCGTCATGCTaagttatacatttcatgtcaaCCAGTATCTACAGGCAGCTATACAGTGTGTACACACTATATCTGAATACGAGGCTGGAATAACAGGCTCACTTCACGTAGGTTTTTTTTCTGTAGCTCCGGCATTCCAACAATTCGATTCCATCCATGCAACTGGATGGAGTTAAGGTCAATTATGCTTGACTGGGTATACTATGCATATTTCGCTTCAGGCATCTGAAGGTACAAAATATACCTATTATAAAGCCATCAAATCAACTTGAAAACATCTCAATACGGGTGTGCTCCACAATAAAACGAAGTTGTTTATGGACGACGATACAGTAAACACTACAAGTAGGGCGCGGATACTGTGGTGCATAAACGGAAACCGCGGACATGGATATAAATATTGGGACGGTCGCCGCGGCGTCGCGTTTACCCCAGTCGCGTTAAAGCAATCGCATATCTACTTACACCCCGTATCAAAACCATTCTCAACAAATCCAAACTGACCATAGCCTGACCACAGCTATTGGACTCGTGACGACTGTAGCCAAAAACTATGTCAAGGTTCGCCTTCCGTCAACCTGGCTGCGGCGTCGGCCGCGGTGTGGGTGGAACTTTGCATCAGTATACATCAGTTCGATCCTGCCGCGGGCCGGGTCTCTCCACATGCTGATACAGTAAATTACGGATATCAGTCAGCACCGGGAATTTTTTACAGTTCATTATGATCCAATGAAATATCGATTGCTATGCTTTTGATACGCTCTGGATTCTAAATTTTCTGACGCCtagaaatttaattttcatgaCAGTTGATTGTCAGTTCGTAAAAAACTCATTCTCCGATAGGTTAATGGAATTGAAGGAAGTGTCGAAACGTTCTATTTCGATCGTTGCAACAGTCTGACTGGCGATCCTTAAAAGCAAGCACCACAAAAACGTCTACGCTGCGTCACTAAATCGCTTTATTCGTTCAACCAAGcttttgacattttttatgTACAAGCCAGTAACATCGTGTGTTAGAAATACCCCAACAAAACGCATATTATATAAAAACGTAATATTCATAACAGTTTATACTTTTAGTATTTAACCTCTTCTTACATTCCGGTACTCACTATTCATTTTCCTCGCAACCCTCATGCAGCTGAATGCAATTTGTAGAATAATCGCTAAAAGTCTATGATTTTGTAGGTTTTATATTCTAAGTACATCGTCTATCTATATTACATAAAATCACATATTCATGTATACATCGGATGAGAATACGGCATCAATTCCTCGGCTCTAGGTAAGGAACCTACCGATAGCGATTCACTCTATATCGCGAAAATATTTCCTCAAATTGAGCCGATGAAACTCTGGAAGTAACTGTTCTTCGAATACGACCACAGTTTGACTTATCAGTTTTGAACTTATGTACAAGAGTTTAAGAGTTGCTGAGTCGAATCGTTTAGTTCAAAGTACGGGTATAAATGCAGATGAGATATCACTTGGTGATCTgcataaaacaaaatacaagGCACGAAAATGTTCAGAGGCAATGTATAtaagtttttcaaattcatagaGCGAAATTCATgaatgagaataatttatttcacgCAATAAACAATAGTAATCAGTATATATAAGGATACATTAAAGAGATTTGTCGTAGAAACTGAAATGCAAACATTCTAAAAGCCAATTGTCGTTTGGTATAATAACGTTATAACTAATATCATTGTCGTTAGTATACCAGCAATACTGACGTAAAACGCAAAATTAGCCAGAACCTGGCCGGTCTTTTCATCATCTCTGTCGAATGCTTTCCACGCAAGATACGACAGAAAGACAGCAACAACTCCGACTGGAGGATTCATACAGAGCATCGTAGTAAACGATACTGCGAGGCAAATTGGATAGTTTTTATTCGTCGATCTGAATTTTCGCTTTTTCTTCGATTTAGGAGCCGATTTTTGTTGCTGCGTCGGAGGCATTGTATCTACGGCGGTTAAGTCTTCGTTGCCATTCGCTGTTTTCACGCTTGTCTGCTCCGGGAAATAAAAAGCGTTTCGGTCAAACGCATCGCGGTAATACGGCGAGTCTGGTGAACCGATGTTGTTTGTATCATCAGAGGCCTCACCAAAAGAGCGCGTGGCTTTCACGCTTTCTCTGGATGGGTAAACCTTCACCGGTGAACTACGCCCTGACGGATTATCGAAAGAATCCATCCGAATACTCAAAAGTGGAAGCCTGACGTCTTTGTCTTTCTGTCGAGCACTTACATCGGAAAGATTATCACGACTGCGTTGGTTATTCTTACGAAGATCAGGCGAAACGAATCTGATATCACCAGATACAGAATCTGGTGGACTCTGACGTTTCGTTGGATTAAGATGTTCTTGCAAAAGAGGCGAGTCATCATTGTCCGAAGATTCAGTTTCGGTGTCCATGAAAGGGGACAATCGAGGAGGTGgaattatcaaagttttcTCATGTTGCATTCGGGAATTCTTTTCGGGTTCCTCTTGAGGAATCGGAGATTGCGACCGAAACGGACTCGGTGGATCGGGGAACGAAGACGAAGAATCGTGTTCCGATGGACTTATACACTCGTCGGGACCACGCGGCGCTCGAAAACCTTCCGGTAATAACAACGAATTTCGCTTCCAGCCGTCGCTAACCATCGGATCGATGTTAACATCCGACATATTCGACGAGTCTGACAACGGTCTATTGCCTCGAACACGGCCTAGATTGTTAATGTTCTTTATACCGGAGCAGGGGGCTACTGCTCCTTCTAATGAAGAATCATCATTATCGCATCTATAGCCCTGGGAACATCTAGCACGAGAATTACCATTCGACCCACGTAGCTCATCATTGGGAGTGACCGAGCTGATGGAAGGTAATTGCTCCATACATGTCGGGGTTATTGatatattgttatttatcTGACTGCGCGCAGTGTTGCCCTTTTCTATATCACTATCCTGATCAGATGGATAAAACTCCGAATCTTTATAAGACGGAGGGGGTGGAAGTTCATCGGAAGACatcgtttcaaatatttttagttttagttcaCAATCAGCATAAACAATACACGTATGCGACGTTTGATACTCTTCTATATAACTGACATATCTACCCTCGGGGTATTCACTCGTCTGATTTGCTTATGATTCAGCGGCGGGTTCGTTCACCACGCACGACATCCATTTGTGGCTTATTACCGCTTGTGTCTTGTCGGCTTTAGAGCGGGGATATTGCGTTATGCTCATGTGATACAGCCATCAACCCTGTCGTATGCGACACGAAATGCATACCGGCTGCCACTACAGCGCTTATTCCGTCGTCACAAACAAACGACGCATATATGCGCGGAAAAACGAATGTTCAATAGCCGCGTCATATTCAGAATGTAAGCTCTCGGCGATAATTAACCGTAAAAAAATCGAATATTTTAAAGTTGTAAATCACATACATCAAACCGCGATGAGCTCATAATCCATCGATAGGTTTTCATAATCGGCAAATCGTTCAATAGTCGATTAGATCACATGTATGTTCAACGCATAACGGTTTGATGACGAAATAGACCAATTCTGACACTTAATCTGTCCTTAAGCGGGTAGCAGGAGTAAAAAATCTTGGAAATGTAGATTAACAATCAGTAGTCGTTGTGAAACCGTTACTTTCCATCGTCTGGGTGGCATCTAACCATGCGCTAGCAGCTACTGCAGCAGTTTATCTACAACGACAATTTATTGTATAATTATGCATTTCAGACGTCGTTAGGTTCGTTAGGAACTTCCGGCAACGTTGATCAAGGATGAATTTACATGTATGCGTCTCtcttatgaaaaatgaatatcaaaGATAGATTTTCAAAGCAGTATTTACGTAGTCTATCTAGAAATTATCAATCTTGGCTACTGCACCCATcttcaacagaaaaaaaactgttaCTGTGATTGAAGTTATTACGTCAGAAGATACGAAAATTCTGACAACCAAGCTTTCAATAGTTAATCGTGCGGATAAATTCGACGATAGAAAATGTCCTAAATGTCAAAGTCGTTCGCAGTAAAAGGCTGGTCTTATGTTTTGCTGTTCCGTAGTCTGGGAGATACCTTTCTGATTGGTCCTTAAATGTAGATGGACGGATAGTAAATTAAGATATATGATCGTAGCCAATACGTTCGACATCGTATCACCAAGTGATTTATAGTTTATGGTCTAGAAAAAGTGCAACCAGTCAGATAGAGTTAGTTTTAATTTAATCTGACAGCTGTATATCATATGGGATAAAACGTATCGCTGTTTTGGAAAATACGACCTTCCAATACGCgaaatatcgaataaaactaattCAATTAAGGCAGATAATAAGCGCATTTTCTATCCCGTTGAAAGTAAGGCTCGTATTATGGGAGTAATTTATTTACCTCATCTAAGGCGCACGTCAGTAAATTCCAGCCTTCCAAGCCAGGCATAGCATCATCTAATGTCGTCCTTCGGGTAACATATAACGAGACTTGTTTTTACACCGATAAAGCCCCTTCACTGTGCTCCTTGAATGGCTTCAATCTACAATAGCAACGAGTGGAATATTGGATATTTCGACTAAAGGTACATGTGGAAGACCACCGATATTCTGTTAGCGACATAATTCGGCATGTTATTTTCGGTACGGTTTTCATCGCCAGAAACGAGACACGCGAATCATGGTGGCATGAAATTTCTGTTATGTGTGTGTTACACATATTTCGaactgaaataatgaaattaaagaaaaactaGTAATGCTTCGTGTTGATAACATTCCAGAGCATCGTTGAAAGgggttctatttcattttactcCAGAAAGGAGATACATACCGTCgttcgaaaaatgaaacaaaaatcaacaaatctttaaaccAGAAATATggtaattatttttgataatgctCAAAAGAACCAAGATTGGAGATTCTAAGAGAAAGAACGCCGTATGATCTGCGTGTAAATATTTACTTCTAATCTACTTGTATACACCACAGGCAAACAAATCTCATCAGAACTCACTTATAATTAAACGGATGAAGCATTTCAAGTGATGGTCGACGCCGTATATGTTTAATTAGACACTGATGTATGTCAACACGAGATAGTTCACTAAAACTTGCGACAGAAATAAAAGGAATGGTTGACATGGCAACGGAAAAATGGAAATTGAGATGCGTTTATTGGCAAATAGCCTACGTATTAAATAGCCATCTTTCAGCGCGTACAACCGGACCCAAGATCGAAAATGTCAACTTGTtagcagaaaaaaatagacaATAGTTAGATTGCGCAAATCCAGAATACAGAGATGATTGGAAAGAAACTTGGAAATTTTCCTGGGACGCACGATACAGGTTTAAATGGCCTTCGATTTGGCAATATCATGCAGGGACAGACAACCGAGGGACTGGTAATCTTACTGGCAATGCAGTAATCGTTGCGGAATTATATCAGAATTGGTGAAAAACTAAGAAGGACTACTTGTAAGTACGATTATTGCGGTTGTGTTGTCAGCACATCTCTGCTATGTTAAAGTGATATCTGTTGTTGTATCTATTTCATTGGTTCTTAGTCAGGAGTATTAAACACAGGCAAAGTGGCACATCGATGTCCTGCGTATGTTACTTAAAGGGAAACGCTTGAGAACTTAGTGCAACAACGTCCGTACAACCATGTATTGACTGAAACTATTAAATACACTAACCGGGAAACTAGCGGTTGATTTTACgtttatttttattcaacACAGCCAAATTAATCGCCAGCTCAATCATGCAGCATTAGACGTATACCCGGTGTCAGGATCGAGATGTGCCAGCTCCCATTACCGACACGGAAGTCCATGTAGAGAGTATATGTTTCTGGTTTTACCTCTTGGGGATAGAGACTCTCATTGCGTCGAATAAACAGGATTAATGATATTATCTTCGACGTATTAATCGTGTGGACACGAACAGGCCAGGCGTGATACAAGTATATTCTCTGATAGTGTCATAACCCGACTGATTATAAGCAATATCTAAGTTTATTCTTTTTTCGCCACACTtcattcgttttagagtccatgtaCAGATCAAGTGATGAGCACGATTTTAGAAACTACGCGTACTTCACTTCTCGATTAACTATCGAATATTCTTGAAGTAGAAGCGACGAAGAAGCTCTCTACAAAAATCTTATTCGTCATTCGATATTTGCTATGTCGAATCCATGTATTCGATATTATGAATCATTGATAATGTAACAATTGTTTAAGAGAGAATTTGTAGATTTCTAATACAAACGTAAACGTATTCTATATAACTTCTATAATGAGGCGACGTCAGTGGACCTGATGCATTCATTGGGCTTAAAAatacaatgaatatataatatatttcttgtaTTTCTAAGCCCAATGATGCGAGCTAAATTATGTAAAAAAAAGAACTGCAAAACCTACGACGTGCGTCAAGCCTTTCTTTGCACTTTACTGGGAATATCAAGGATGACCGTGAGAGCAGAGGCAATTAACCGATCACAATACAAACAACATCTTTTTTTCCAATGAATTGAAGATAAAACGATAGCCAGCGAAGCACAGAATCGAATGTAAAcagaaaattattgaaaaaatacatAGGGAAATAAATGCACGAAAATAAATCTCCACGGTGTTAGCAGGCAGGCATTCGATAGACTGCAACTTAGCAGTAGCTGCTAATTTCTGAGTTAGTCCCTATATCTTATCTAAAGGCTTCTTATCTGGTTTGGTTTTCGTTACTGTAGACGATGATGTTAGAGCAATTAGGTAGGCCACACTGCCTTCTGGGTAACTGAATGTTCATTACAGTTAAGTTCCTCAAAATCTAATGAACACCTTCTGCTGATTTGCTGGTTAACTCCGTCTGGAAATAGAAAGTGCCGTATAACGGCGCTTGGCATAGTTTGGATTGACATTTGTGAGCGTTGTGTGGTtgttaattcaataattatcgCTTTGAGTGGTCGATCtgtacagtaactgatgatgaaacaTTGACCCGAGACATATCTCGCATTTGAAATACCGATAAGTACCTCAACTCTATTCacattatacattatatatgcCTTAATGTTGTTATACATAGATATTACCAGAGAATAACGGCTAATATCGTTTGGTAGATTTGTTTGCGTCATACGGGCTAATTGTTTTCGTTATTACGTGCTTATTTACGAGCGGCGCTTCCACAATTAGACGTGGAAGCAGACCCGCGGGGATTTATAAGTAGTTTGCGCGATACATTGCACATATAAGACGAGCGAGACATACTTATAAAAATTGCACTGGTACTCGTGACGTCAAAACGATCGAAGTGTCCAAAGACGTTATTTGTTGTCAAGGTTCCAAAGCAGAAAACCGATGATCTACTTTGTCTGACGAAACGAAGAATATTGGAACGAAAAACATTGACTTCTTTTTAGAAAAGATTGACTAACTCTTTAACATTGGAAAACTATCCAGAATGAATGTGTGATGTGATAATCAAACTTTGATTCCAATCGAACGTTCAGGACGACAACGTTGAACGTTTAGGAACTTCTAGAGTGATTATTTACATGAGCTTTTCCTTAAAATTCTCAAAAATTCCTAAACTATTGTAAACTTTCACAGTAGGCACACGGCCAACGAAGATTGCTTCTCGTTTATTCATCTTGCACGTTCGCAGACCATGGTTAATCTACTGCGAAGAAATAACCCCTGAGATTTAGATGCAACAATGTATAAGATGTATCGAATCATTTTGAAGATCCTTTCAACACTCGCGTTACATGTCTGGCTAATGTTTTGGCGTATTCAGTGCAATTGAATAGATCACGAAGTAAGTCTGGacctgaaaaatagattttcttCCTTGGAGTACGAAACGGATAATGTCGTCGTAAAAAACGAAATACACTCTGTAACTGGAAAGAAAAATCCGACGACACGTTTCTCGTAAATTATGTTGACACTCATGACGCTAGAGTGCGACAAATGGGTATTGATTGTCACCAACCTCGGGATGTCTAAGAAATGGGtaacaaaattcaatttatcttCCGATGCCGTGCACAGATCACACGACGGGTGCAATCAACGCTTACGGGAAAACACGTGGCACGccacaaaaatcaaattaccGTCACCGTTCTGAGAGAATTTTTACTC
It includes:
- the LOC141915438 gene encoding uncharacterized protein LOC141915438, with product MSSDELPPPPSYKDSEFYPSDQDSDIEKGNTARSQINNNISITPTCMEQLPSISSVTPNDELRGSNGNSRARCSQGYRCDNDDSSLEGAVAPCSGIKNINNLGRVRGNRPLSDSSNMSDVNIDPMVSDGWKRNSLLLPEGFRAPRGPDECISPSEHDSSSSFPDPPSPFRSQSPIPQEEPEKNSRMQHEKTLIIPPPRLSPFMDTETESSDNDDSPLLQEHLNPTKRQSPPDSVSGDIRFVSPDLRKNNQRSRDNLSDVSARQKDKDVRLPLLSIRMDSFDNPSGRSSPVKVYPSRESVKATRSFGEASDDTNNIGSPDSPYYRDAFDRNAFYFPEQTSVKTANGNEDLTAVDTMPPTQQQKSAPKSKKKRKFRSTNKNYPICLAVSFTTMLCMNPPVGVVAVFLSYLAWKAFDRDDEKTGQVLANFAFYVSIAGILTTMILVITLLYQTTIGF